The genome window GCTTTTAAAGCATTGGGAAAGAAATAATCACACCAGAAAATACAGCATAATTACCTGACCTTTGTAATTCTGCAACATTAAGTGAATTCACTGTGCTGGAAATATGCTGTAATTGACAACCCTAAAATTCTCTGTCTATAAAACAAGTACAGCACTGACACTACCTTGATGTTATGGCACAATCCCAAAGGGGTGGGAGTGCATGCACCACCACTGGGGTGGAGAATTCAATCTCCTGTAATCCCGGATTACTCTTCTGATATTGCCAACAAGCATTCTAGTTTTGGTGGTAGTTTTGTGATGCATGTGCCTGTCTGTTAGAAACTGGATTGCAATTACTGGTTTATTTCAAACTGGCTGGGTGAAATCaaggccacactgaagtcaatgacaaaactgccAGTGtcttcagtagagccaggatttcacccttagttaCTACTAATCTGAGTTTCTCTTGAATTAGTTggtaacagattttaaaaggctaGAAATGATCAATTACAATGAACTTTTCATTACTGTAAAGGCTCATTCTGTATTTATACAAATAAGTCTATTGAAATAATGCTAATTagatattttttcaatttttaaataggGTTCAACTCCACCAGTAACAGTTTTCAAGGGCTCCAAGAAGCCTTATCTAAAGGAATGTATCTTAATTATCAATCATGACACTGGAGAATGTCGACTAGAGAAACTTAGCAGTAACATCACTGTGAAGAAAACCAGGTAGGTGGTTTACAAAAGAAACTGCTATGTGCCTAACTCATTATGAAAATGATTTAGGGCTGGTACCTGAGTGCACATGCAGTTAGTAGGGTTTGAAACAGGACTATGTCAACACACAGTAGAGAACTTTTAGTGTACAATGGGACAATGTGGCCAGTTAGTGCACAGGTGTGCACTAGAGTTTACACCCTAGCTGGTGTGCACCAACATaccacatagacaagcccttagaaataGCTGAAAGTGTAAATTGGGATACATACCAACTATTCTTAGCTTCTAGCAAAATTTCACTTTTTCAAACATGGTCCTTACAAAAACCTACCCTTGTTCGATGGAATGAAAAAGCATGTCATTATTTTTCTCAAAAAATGACTTTATAGCTTTCAAGTCTAGGCTAGTAGGGTAGGTTTTGAACAGAAACATTGCGTATCCCTGCAAGAGACAATAACTGTTTTCTCATAATAAGTTTGGAAAATAGCTTTTTGCTACACAAATGAAattgttttgctgctgttttctgaCTTTGAACTGTGTAAATAAAATAGTATAAATTCTTGTGAAAGGGTTTAGCAAAATGCTGAGGACACATTCTCCTCTTACTGAGTATGTAATTCCCATTAACACACATTCTGATGCTATGTCCACATATAACTCACTTCCACTAGAATTCTAATGAAGTGTTAGTGCATGACTGAAGAAAATGTGAAACAGCATAGTAGAGGATCGGGTCAAAGGGCCAATATGAATGGCATCAATGGACATTGTACATCAAAAGAATAGTACTCACTGCACCTATATCTTGTTATATGCCAGTATAGtagtgcagtgtttcccaaatggtGGGTCCCAAGAAGGTTCTAGATAGGTTGCCATATCCAGGGGCTGGATTAACTAATCACTGGGCCCTGGCCTAGGCAGATATACACTTCTCCCAGATTGGTGTGGAGGGGAAGCCTGGTGGTGTGGGAAGGGCCATCGGGCCAAACTTGAACAGCGCTGTGAtcccatgtgccaggtcacaGCGCCAGGAGTAGGCAGCTGGTTCAGGtcccacaggacaggagccaccactTCAGAGTGAGTGTGGGGTGGGCTCGCTCTCCAGCCTCCTGTCTCCCAAGGCCTTCCCTCTGTACTGGGCTGCGCTAAACCAGAGGTATGGTTGTGGTGTGCTGGGATGGAGGGTGCATATATGTAATAGTGGGTCACAAAAATAGACAAAATGCAGTTGGTGGATACCTTgttaaaaagtttgagaaccactgttatagtGTACTTTGAAACTTAAAACTGTAGTGATACAGTTAAGAAAAACATAATGAATAGCTTCACACACAGCTTAGACtactgtgtgtttttattttgtttaaatattgttCTTCGGaatcaattaaaatgtttcacCCTGTCATACAGAGCTGAAGGAAGCAGTAAGGTTCAATCTCGTAttgagcagcaacagcagcaaatgCGAAATGCCAGTAAGACTCCAAACAATGTTAAAAATTCTCCACCAAAAGAAAAGATGTCTCCATCTTCTCCTATGGACGACATTGAGAGAGGTAAACTGCAACTGTGTCACTTAGTATTTCAGAAATTTTGCAGACTTACATTATAAATAGGGCCAAGGGTTTTTTTGAATGAGGTGCGCACTAGAAGCTGTTACATAGGCAATGTTCTCTAAAGTTTAATGGCTGTCTTGACAAGAGTAGTAATCCAACAGTATTTGAAACCACATAGGATTGAGAATCAAATCAATCCTTAGTCTTATGAAGGTCATGATTAGCATTGCTTTAGTTCTCACTGAGTCCTCCCACTGCTGCTGTCTTTAGCTATTCAGTTGTAGGATTGTGGCACTGAAGCCAAATCAGCCAGTCCTCCACTTCTTCCTCACTCCACCTGTCCCTCCTCGTTCTTTGTCCTTTGCATACAGCAAATCTTTGATTAAAATGCTTTACAACCCTTTTAGTTTTTAATAAAACTCTAAATTTGTATGAGTTCATTATCATGTAAACCTAGTCAGAGAGACTCAGATAGCACCCTACTTTCTAAATCAGATCAGACCTGCAGAAGTGGTTCCCTAAATGGTAAGAGACAACTGAACACTTACATAAATCCCATCCTTGAGAACAATGCCATATGCTATGTTCTTGGGAGACTTTGTTTCAGTAGGAACCTTTGTATTTAATTCAGTAGGAGACACACTTTTTCCTTTTAGTGGATGGGGGGAGAAAAGCAGGTGTTAATCGCTTGCTATATGAACACTAACAGGTGGTAGCTTTATTGATCTGAATTGATATTGGCTCTCAAGGATGTTCTGGAttcttttaaacagttttttcccccagatATATCGTTATGCGGATGTCTTTTCTTTGTGATTTAGACAAACTTTGACCAGAGTGTCTTACTCCACAAAAAGGCAATTAAAACTACCTAAGGCTGCAAAAGAAACAAAGTGGTGCTCAAGTGCATGAGAAACCTGAGAATTTTTCTCCGtggtctgtttgttttgtttagaacCTGTTCTGAGTGCGTCACCAAGACTAACATATCCCAAAGCCCTGTCCCTATGTGCTGCCAATCAGATTTATTTGTTTAGCCACAGTAAATTGTGTGCTGGGGTCTGGATGGTTTCCTGCTAGCTAGTCTAAATTTTTCCCAGACCTATAAAAAGAATCAATAAGGATTTAATGAAACTGTTCCGTAATTTAAAAATATGGGTAATTGCTGCAGGTATCCCACAATGCTTAATTTGTGATTGAGAACAATGAATGTCTAGACAAACATGTACATGTTGTTTATAATCCCAAAATTGctgccagccattgctgctgcacgCCATTGCTGCTGCACCTTCAGATGTTCCACTGACCAATTCCTTTTTTCACTATCTGTCCCCTGAGTCTAAATTGAGTTATTGACTCCTGTCAGACATCTGTAGAGGTGTTAAACAAAGCCTGAAAAATAAGACTTGCTAATCAGAGGCAGATATTAAGGGCGAGTTAGGTTGTGCTGCCCACTGAAGTGTAGGGAGCAGCACCTTGGCCGGCAGCCTTATCTGAACCCTAATGCATCTCTGCTCTGAAAAGCATGTGGCCTAAAAGTAAGACAGcaaggagtggaggagaggaataTGGCATACAAGTAGGGTGATCAGGTTGCTTGTGTCCCCCACTTCACTCCTGGATCTTATGTCTTTCAGTTTAGTCACTTATGACTTGTAATAATATTGTGACATTCACTACAGTCACTTGCTTGTGCAGCACTTCCCTTGTTGCCATCTCCTTTAAACTCTGAGACTCCTCTTGCTTTGTTTCTTAATTAATCTACATCTTATTTTCAGAGCTAAAGGCCGAGGCTAGTGTCATGGACCAGATGAGTAGCTCTGATAGTTCGTCCGAATCAAGAagttcatcctcctcctcatccagcAGTGAAAATAGTTCTAGTGATTCAGAAGATGAGGGGGCTAAGCCTTCTCTGCCTATGTCAATGCCATacttgcagccacagcctgctATGTCTGCCACACCACAACAGGCCATCCATGACATGGATGCCAGTCATAACAAATCTCAAGAGAGTGGTGGCCATATGATGAATACACTAAGTAAGTACAGAAGACAGTGCTCTATGAAAAGAACAATCTCATGCTTTAGGAATCTAAAAGGAAACCAGAGACTCTGTAACTATGTCTCTATTGTAATTAAAATTGTGGGAAGAGATGCTGGGGTTTGATTGTTCAGTTGAGTTCTGAATTAGAAGTTGGGCTAAAAGTTACTTGACCATCAGAGATATTAAATTAAAGCTGATGCAGTTTAAAGTAGGTCATAGGCCGTACTGGCTTCCTCACAATTGCATACATTGGGACTATAGGACAGTAATTTGTGTTGAAAATGCTTGAACTGCTTAGGCACTCCCAAAACATATGTGTATGATTTCCTGAGTAGATGATACTGGAATAATATTGTCCTGGTACTAATCAGTTACAAAAGAAGGTTATCCtaatccagtggttttcaaccagggatacatgtacctctggggatacgcagaggtcttccaggaggtacatcaactcatctagatatttgtctagttttacaacaggctacataaaaagcactagcaaagtcagtacaaactaaaatgtcatgcAAACAATGACCTGTGTATACTGCTCTGTATGCTATACACtaaaatataagtacaatatttatattcaggttgattttattttaaaattatatggtaaaatgagaaagtaagcaatttttcagtaatagtgtgctgtgatacttttctatttttatgtctgattttgtaagcaagtagtttaagtgaggtgaaacttgggggtacgtaagacaaatcagactcctgaaaggggtacagtactctagaaaggttgagagccactgtcctaaTCCACGCAGAAGTCTTGTGATTCATGGAGGCCTTTCTAACCTACAAGGTGCCAGTCCCCTCCTATGTATGTAGGGAATGGAGGATGTTTCATACCTTTTCCATGTTGAAGGGATGGGAGAATACCAACCAAGCTAAACTAATGCAACCAAAACTAATTCACAGTGTGTTCTGCTTGAAGAAAATTATGGCAAACTTAAGATATTTAAAGTACAACTGGGATTTTTTAATACATATTGTTGTCCAGAAAGAAGAGTATCACTGGTTTGAACAGCAGCAAACAACCACCTAGGTAAAGGTCTTCAAACTTAGCACCAAAATAAAccgggcctgatttttcaaaattgaTGAGCACCCACCGCTGCTGTTTGAAAACAAAGCCACACTTTTAATTAAGTGCCTAACTTCAGGCTCACAAGTTTGGAAAAACTTGGTCATAGGCCCTAATTTACATAGTGATGATATATGCTGAAGTTTTTTGACAGTTTACACTGGTTATAGTGAAAATATCTCATACATAATCTGTATGTCCTCTTGTGTTTCACTATTATAAGGAATTAAAATTGGTAACAAGCTAGTTGTATATTGTGATGACGTAGCTAAGCTTACAATCAGGTTTTATAAGCCTTATTTTCATATACCACCTCCTTCACAGGAATAAGATTAGACTGAAAACATCTGATTATTGTGCAAGAGGACTAAATTTTTTGCATTAACTTCCATGGCCTAAAGCAAATACACTGATTGTAATATGAAGCCTATCTTTAGAAAGTTCTGTATACGTCAGTCCCTTCACTCAGACATGAAAATACTTTCAAACTTGCCATTTTACacacatttaggaaaaaaaaacacttttgagaATAAAATGAACCATCTTAAGTGACTAATGTCTAGTTCACAgctgcaaagctcccattgaaagATTTATGCCCAAGTACAGGTGGCTGCTGCCACCAGTTAAAACTGTCATAGTGAAACACCCTGATGTCTTAAACTTGCAGAAATACCGAAACCACAGCAAGGAGCCCAGGAACCCTGTAGGGACTTAAGAActctgcagggagggaggtggatcCTCTGACCCTTGTGAGCGGTCTAAAACTTCATGCTGGTTTAGCTATAAACCTGCTTAAAATTTAGCTCTAATCCAGTTTACCTCTGTTACTTTAACATTTTAAGCAGCTCTGTAGATCTGTGCCATCTCCAGTTCTCCACAAATGCCTTTAAAATGTGAACTGCACCATAATAGGGTGGTGAGCTGAGATGAAAAGGCACTGCAcactggctgctgtggggagcatgGCTCTCCAGCTACTCTCCTGCTGAGCTCCTGAGGCATCACCTGTGCAGTTTAGGAGCACAGCAGGAGAGGAGAAGTAGCAGTGAAAGCTAGAGAAGCAAGACAGGGAGCCTGTGGCCTCTGAGTCTTGGGAGATCTGCTGGGTGTTGGAGTTCAGAGTCAGGGGGTCCAGCATAAAAATTTCTTCCATCTGAAACAGTATCTTATATAAACAAATGTTTAAAACAGCAAATCTTAAGATCAAGCTGTTTAGTGGTTGTGTCACATTTGAGGcgtgacttcaatggggctactcaaaTGCATATATTTAAGCATGAGCATGTCCGCAGAATCGGGGCCCTCGAGGGTATTTTACTGTGGGTATTTTACTATTTGGGTATTTTACTATGTGCAGTCCTAATGTTACCTTAAATGTAGTGGCAATTAGAATTTGGTGGGGCATAGGGGGTTAGTCAAATCACTCTCATTAAGTCATACAGCTGAAGCTTTGCAGAATGCTGAAAATGCACTGGTCTATGTCTGGAGCATAGTTACCTCTTAATATTGCCCTGTGTATAAACCTACCTTTTTAGGTAGCCTGGCCTCAAAGGCTTTGCCCTTTCCTTGCTATGAGccttgtccccaaaataattcctcatCTATTTTTGAAATTGATTATGTAGGCCCATAACTTGTGACACAGCATGGTCTGCAAATGGGTGGTCTAAGGTATCTGCAAGAGaatattgcatttaaaaaatagtGAAAAGCTGCtctgtttaatttccttttaaacagaaattactaactgagaacaaattaaaaattccatGAAGGAAGATGCCCAATGACTTGCTATCCCTGAGATCTCTTGTTTGCTCACTCCTGTAGTGCAATTTTCATCCAGATATTTTTTTATTCCAATTGCAGaagcacttaggagccccagtcatggaccagccccactgtgctgggtgctatacaaacaccgaacaaaaagatggtcactTCTCCAAAAAGCTGACAATCTAACTCTTCTCCaagaacttatttaaaaaaaagataaatactGTATGGGACCACTGATTAATATCCCAGTACATGGCACACTCTGTAATGAAACCTACTTAATATCTTGATAGTGTCAACCAGCTCATCAGCACTGTGAAAATGGACTGTTTTCCTGAAATTATTTCCCACTTTACTTCTGCTGTTTGTTAAATCAGTTGAGCCTAAGTAATGTAGGTGTTTTCTTAGAGTCCTGAGTGAAGTTAGCTCTCCATGTTTTTGACATGTGCACCAGCCAATGTATCTGAAACTTCTTATGCTGGGATCGTGCAGGCTAGAATCTTTCTGGAAAGTTTGAGGCAACTATGAAAAGGCCTTTGCGAGGCATGGGTACAAAATGGAGGTGGGTTTCATTTCAGGGTTATTTTTCCAAAcactcttttttgggggggaggggagaggggagtttGTCTTATTGCGGACACCTTGGCATGAAACTCCAGATTTGTTCCAACCTCTTGGATTTCATGAGACTGTCTTTGGCGAGCATTAGATGGCTTATTTGAGGAATAACTGCTTTTGAAGGCTGTGAGCATGTGGATGGCTATGACCTATTTTTGGAGTGGACTGTGGGGAAGAGGCAAGAACAGCAATTGGGGAACTAAATGGGTAGAGGGGTAAAGGAGAATATTTTGGAGAACTACGTGATTTAAAGTACAACTGTAGCCATCCTAATGATACTTATTTTGAAATAATACTTCTATTTGAGTAGATTCTTAGCCATCTCtgctttttaatgtaaaaataaaatgcagaagaTTTCAAATGATATAACCAAGTGGTTAGGCGTACATTTTGTGTCTAATACTTATACTCTTCCAATCCCATCGGTGCTTTTAATCCTCCTCCTGCACTACAAGCAATTGTTTTTCACTGTTAATGTTGGACACGGGTAGAGTGTTCTGTGCTCTGCTGCAAAGGGCCATGCTGTAACCATTCCCAGAGATAAAAGTTGCCGAGGACATGGTGCAAAACAAAGGAAGTGTAAACACAAAGCTTTGTTAAGGggactcccatcaacttcagtcaCTCTTATCTGAAAAGCTCTGACCTACCAATCGGGAGGTACCCATCGAGGCGTGTCCTCTCCCCCTTTATACTAACCCCTTGTTCTCATCTCCCTATAATGACCTCGTAAGTAATACTAAAGATTGCCGTAACTGACAAAGTTAGGAGCATTTGACAGTACTTTGTGTATAGTTGCTTtcattaaatcatagaatatcagggttggaagggaccacaggaggtcatctagtccaaccccctgctcaaagcagggccaatccctaATCTTTGCCTCAaatcccctaaatggccccctcaaggattgaactcacaaccctgtgtttagcaggccagtgctcaaaccacggagctatccctcccccctcagtcACTTTCCTATTTGTTTAGGCATTTCACCCAGCAACAAGGGGAGGGAAAttcttttcttgtttcctttttttttttttaaataaaggaaaatgcAGTTGCATAACTACCAAGCTGGCAGGGGAACAGAAGGGCTGATGCAGTATCTGAAATTGCAtctaactcattttaaaaaaaatatagatttgctgttgacagtatccctttaatttcatcctatatgTGGGAGatggtggagtggagtgggagaAAAACTGCTTGTCAAGTTGAAAAAAGAAATAGCAGGGAGAACTTATTTTCTGTTAGTTATATAGACAGCTGTTGCAAGCACTGGATAGTTGCTTTTCTTGTGTCCCATTTTAAAATAACTCTGGTTAATTTTTTGGTGACAACATAcataaatatttcctttgatcTTTTGTTTGCTGTCTTGTTCCACAGCCTGATTATTTTTTTGAAAAGGTGTGTCAAACAGCTTCTCACCTTGATTTGGATACTGCTTTGCTCTCAAACAGATCCAAGAGGCATTTAGATACATGCAGACAGCAATAACTCCTAtcctattgttttattttttttaatgaaactgcaTTCCCCAGCAGCTTCCTTGCTGATCAAGTATCAGAAGGTGGATGGGAAGCTAGCTAGTCCACTGTGGCCTGCTTGCACTAATTCCCGTACACAAACTCATTCAATCTGGTGGGTTAAGTGTGAGTAAGGCAGGGCT of Natator depressus isolate rNatDep1 chromosome 11, rNatDep2.hap1, whole genome shotgun sequence contains these proteins:
- the EAF2 gene encoding ELL-associated factor 2; this encodes MLRGGGGCAASRWCEAARGAAMNGAAPQLFDPKERVLKLGESFEKQPRCAFHTVRYDFKPASIDTSSEGDLEVGKGEQVTITLPNIEGSTPPVTVFKGSKKPYLKECILIINHDTGECRLEKLSSNITVKKTRAEGSSKVQSRIEQQQQQMRNASKTPNNVKNSPPKEKMSPSSPMDDIERELKAEASVMDQMSSSDSSSESRSSSSSSSSSENSSSDSEDEGAKPSLPMSMPYLQPQPAMSATPQQAIHDMDASHNKSQESGGHMMNTLRNDLLLSESGSDSDD